The following proteins are co-located in the Imtechella halotolerans genome:
- the mreC gene encoding rod shape-determining protein MreC, translating into MHQIINFFIRHKNFIVFLLLFTLSLLFTVQANSYQRSKFINSANWLTGGVFKTFNNWSDYFSLKSQNELLIEENRRLREVTINKGFSTEPELTMDSTSVLNQYHVISASVIKNSIQHAKNYLTIDKGTKDGLVQDMGVITSNGVVGIVENTSKNFATVQTLLNELSLTNAQLKNSNHFGTLKWDTRELNQVQLVDIPRQANVKKGDTIVTGGMSTIFPKGIPIGKISSFELNANDNSFVIEVTLFNDMSNIGHVYIIKNRWREEQQQLQQDTN; encoded by the coding sequence ATGCATCAGATTATCAACTTTTTCATAAGACATAAAAATTTCATTGTCTTCTTGTTGCTCTTTACGCTTTCACTATTATTTACGGTCCAGGCCAATTCATATCAACGCAGTAAGTTTATAAATTCTGCCAATTGGCTAACTGGAGGGGTGTTCAAGACCTTCAATAATTGGTCAGATTATTTTTCTTTAAAAAGCCAAAACGAACTTCTTATTGAAGAAAATAGAAGACTTAGAGAAGTAACCATAAACAAAGGATTCTCGACTGAACCTGAGTTAACGATGGATTCTACCAGTGTGCTAAATCAATACCATGTTATATCGGCATCTGTTATTAAAAATAGTATACAGCATGCCAAAAACTACCTCACTATTGACAAAGGCACAAAGGATGGTCTAGTACAAGACATGGGGGTCATAACGTCTAATGGTGTTGTTGGAATTGTAGAAAACACATCCAAAAATTTTGCCACCGTACAAACCCTTCTCAACGAGCTATCTTTAACCAATGCTCAACTTAAAAATTCAAATCACTTTGGAACCTTAAAATGGGACACAAGAGAATTGAACCAAGTGCAACTAGTCGATATACCTAGACAAGCCAATGTTAAAAAAGGGGATACTATTGTAACAGGAGGAATGTCAACCATTTTCCCAAAGGGCATACCAATTGGAAAAATTTCATCTTTTGAATTAAACGCAAACGACAACTCATTCGTTATTGAAGTTACCTTATTCAATGATATGTCAAATATTGGACATGTTTATATCATAAAAAATCGTTGGCGGGAAGAACAACAGCAGCTGCAGCAGGATACCAATTAA